ATCCTCACGACGGACGCGACGGTGGCCGAACTGCCGAAGCCGGCCGAAAAGGCACCGGCGATGCCGGCCGGCGGCATGGACTATTGATGAGTCCGTTGCGCGCTGTGTGAAGCGCAAGGCGGCGCCTCGCAAGGGCGCCGCTTTTTTTTGTTCAGCGCCGCGCACCGCATGCACAGAGCAGCATCGGCTGATTTGGCTCAGACTACGCAGATGCAACCGACGGTGCAGCCGCCAGCACAACGAAAGCGTCCGCGCGCGCTATGGCCGTGCGCCGTGCCGCTGTTGCTGCCGGCATCCTTCGCCGGCGCGCACGCGCCGCAAGCGGCACAATCCACGCCCGCCATCGGGTGGAGCTTCGAGCCGTGGGTACTGGCCTGCCTCGGCGCCAGCCTTCTGCTGTATGTGGCCGGCCTGCTGCGCCTGTGGCGCAAGGCCGGCACCGGCCATGGGGTCGGCAAGGCGCCGGCTGCTTCCTTCGGCGCCGGCTGGCTCGCGCTGGTGCTGGCGCTCGTGTCGCCGCTCGATGCGCTCGGCGGCTTCCTTTTTTCCGCCCACATGGTTCAGCACGAGGTGCTCATGATTCTGGCCGCGCCGCTGCTGGTGATGGGCCGGCCGCTGGCCGTCTGGACCTGGGCGCTGCCCGCCGCATGGCGCGCACGAACCGGTCGCCTGGTGCGGCTGCCGGCAGTGGCCGGAACCTGGAACGTACTGACCTACGCGCCGGTTGCCTGGGCCCTGCACGGCATCGCGCTCTGGGCCTGGCACTTGCCGCCATTGTTCGAAGCCGCGCTGCGCAGTCCGGGCGTCCACACCTTGCAGCACGCGAGCTTCCTTCTCACGGCACTGCTGTTCTGGTGGCCGCCGCTCGGCGGAGCCTCGCGCGCGGGGCACGGCGGTTCGATGCTGTATCTCTTCACGACCATGGTGCACACCGGCGCCCTCGGCGCACTGCTGACGTTCTCGACCGTCCCGTGGTACCCCGCCTATGGAGCGAGCACGCCCGCGCTCGGCTTCGACCTGCTCGAAGACCAGCGGCTCGGCGGGCTGATCATGTGGGTACCCGCCGGGCTCGCCTATCTGGCGGTCGCGCTCGCGGCAGCCGCGCGGCTGCTGCAGGGCGAACCCGCGCGCACGTCCGGCGCCATGCCACGGCCCTAGGGCGGCCACGAGCGTGGCCGCTCATCAGTAGCTGCCGATAGCCTGTCGGCCTGCCGCCCTACAGGCGGCGGGCGTTGCCTTGCTATGTTGCTGATGCCCCCATGTCGGACCGACAGTCGATGCCAAGCCACAACCACACACAGAAGCGAAGCGCGGGATGGGCCGGCCTGTTGATGGGCAGCGTCTTGCAGTGCGCGCTCGCGCTGGCGCAACCCGCCGCTCCGGCGGACGCTCCGCCATCCGGCGAAGGCGAGTGGACCATGGCGGCCCGCGACTACGCAAGCACGCGCTTCAGCCCGCTCACCCAGATCACGAGCGCCAACGTCGCCAGGCTCCAGCCGGCCTTCATCTTCTCGACCGGTGTGGTGCGCGGCCACGAGGCGGCGCCGCTGGTGGTGGGCGGCACGATGTACATCGTCGGCCCCTACCCAAACGTGCTCTTCGCGCTCGACCTCACGAAACCCGGCGCGCCGCTCAAGTGGAAGTTCGAGCCCCGGCCCGATGCCGGCTCGCAAGGCGTTGCATGCTGCGACCTGGTCAGCCGCGGTGCCGCGTATGCCGATGGACGCGTGTTCTTCAACACGCTCGACAACCAGACTCTCGCCGTCGATGCGGCAACCGGCGCCGAACTGTGGCGCGTGAAGCTCGGTGACATCCGCATCGGCGAAACCATGACGATGGCGCCGCTGGTGGTCAAGGGCAAGGTGCTCGTGGGCAACAGCGGCGGCGAGTTCGGCGTGCGCGGCTGGCTCGCGGCGCTCGACGCGGCCACCGGCAAGACCGTGTGGCGCGCGTGGAGCACGGGGCCGGACAGCGACGTGCTGATCGGTGCGCAGTTCAAGCCCTTCTATGCGCAGGACCGCGGCAAGGACCTGGGCGTGAGCTCCTGGCCGCCCGAGGCCTGGAAGATCGGCGGCGGCAACGTGTGGGGCTGGATTTCGTACGACTCCGAGCTCGACCTCATCTACTACGGCACGGCCAACCCCGGGCCTTGGAACCCCGAGCAGCGGCCCGGCGACAACCGCTGGACCGCCGGGCTCTTCGCGCGCCGGCCCGACACCGGCGAGGCGGTCTGGTTCTATCAGTTCAGCCCGCACGACCTGCACGACTACGACGGCGTGAACGAGAACATCCTGATCGACGCCGAGGTGGCCGGCAAGGCGCGCAAGGTGCTGGTCCATCCCGACCGCAACGGCCATGTCTACCTGATGGACCGCACGAACGGCGAGGTGCTGTCGGCGCCGCCGTTCGTCAAGGTGACGACCTCCTCGGGCGTGGACCTGAAGACCGGGCGCCTGCGCTACGACCCGTCCAAGGAGCCGAAGGTCGGCAGGACCGTCCGCGAGATCTGCCCCGCCTCGCCCGGCGCCAAGGACTGGCAGCCCTCGGCGTGGTCGCCGCGCACGCGGCTGGTCTACATCCCGCACCAGAACCTGTGCCAGGACAGCCAGCCCTCCCAGGTGAGCTACATCGCGGGCACGCCCTATGTGGGTGCCGAGACGCGCATGTACTCGGGGCCGGGCGGCCAGCGCGGCCGGTTCACCGCATGGGACCCGGTCGCAGGCAAGGCGGCCTGGTCGAAGGAAGAAAACTTTCCGGTCTGGAGCGGCGCGCTCGCGACGGCGGGCGACGTCGTCTTCTACGGCACGATGGAAGGCTGGTTCAAGGCGCTCGACGCGCGAAGCGGCGCGCTGCTGTGGCAGTACAAGACCGAGTCCGGAATCATCGGCCAGCCGGTGTCCTACCGCGGCCCCGACGGCAAGCAGTACGTGGCGGTGCTGTCGGGCGTGGGCGGCTGGGCCGGCGCGGTGGTCGCGGGCGATCTCGACGCGCGCGACGGCACCGCCGCGCTGGGCTTCGCCAATGCCATGAAAGACCTGTCCGCGGCCACGCGCAAAGGCGGCAAGCTGTATGTCTTCAAGTTGCCCGACTGAGAAGCTCGCTTGCGCAGCGGCCGTTGCCTTGCTTGCGCTGCTCGGCGCGCTGCCGCGGGCCGGCGCACAGGAGCAGGCCGCCGCGGCGCAGCCGGCCGCGCTGCGCGTGTGCGCCGAGCCCGACAACCTGCCCTACTCGCGCGAGGACCAGAGCGGTTTCGAGAACCGCATCGCGCGCCTCTTGGCCGACGACCTGCGTCTGCCGCTGCAGTACGAATGGCTGCCCGACCGGCGCGGCTTCGTGCGCAAGACCCTCGGTGCCAATGCCTGCGACGTGATCATCGGCGTGCCCGCGGGGGACGAACGCGTGCTGACCACGAACCCCTACTACCGCTCGAGCTATGTCTTCGTCCAGCCCGCGGCGAAGGCGGAGAACGCCGGCGCGCTGCGCTCCTTCGACGACG
The Variovorax paradoxus genome window above contains:
- a CDS encoding cytochrome c oxidase assembly protein, which gives rise to MPLLLPASFAGAHAPQAAQSTPAIGWSFEPWVLACLGASLLLYVAGLLRLWRKAGTGHGVGKAPAASFGAGWLALVLALVSPLDALGGFLFSAHMVQHEVLMILAAPLLVMGRPLAVWTWALPAAWRARTGRLVRLPAVAGTWNVLTYAPVAWALHGIALWAWHLPPLFEAALRSPGVHTLQHASFLLTALLFWWPPLGGASRAGHGGSMLYLFTTMVHTGALGALLTFSTVPWYPAYGASTPALGFDLLEDQRLGGLIMWVPAGLAYLAVALAAAARLLQGEPARTSGAMPRP
- a CDS encoding methanol/ethanol family PQQ-dependent dehydrogenase, whose product is MPSHNHTQKRSAGWAGLLMGSVLQCALALAQPAAPADAPPSGEGEWTMAARDYASTRFSPLTQITSANVARLQPAFIFSTGVVRGHEAAPLVVGGTMYIVGPYPNVLFALDLTKPGAPLKWKFEPRPDAGSQGVACCDLVSRGAAYADGRVFFNTLDNQTLAVDAATGAELWRVKLGDIRIGETMTMAPLVVKGKVLVGNSGGEFGVRGWLAALDAATGKTVWRAWSTGPDSDVLIGAQFKPFYAQDRGKDLGVSSWPPEAWKIGGGNVWGWISYDSELDLIYYGTANPGPWNPEQRPGDNRWTAGLFARRPDTGEAVWFYQFSPHDLHDYDGVNENILIDAEVAGKARKVLVHPDRNGHVYLMDRTNGEVLSAPPFVKVTTSSGVDLKTGRLRYDPSKEPKVGRTVREICPASPGAKDWQPSAWSPRTRLVYIPHQNLCQDSQPSQVSYIAGTPYVGAETRMYSGPGGQRGRFTAWDPVAGKAAWSKEENFPVWSGALATAGDVVFYGTMEGWFKALDARSGALLWQYKTESGIIGQPVSYRGPDGKQYVAVLSGVGGWAGAVVAGDLDARDGTAALGFANAMKDLSAATRKGGKLYVFKLPD